The Sulfuricaulis sp. genome contains a region encoding:
- a CDS encoding lysophospholipid acyltransferase family protein, giving the protein MRAFFLKGIFQLFAMTPLPLAHALGTMLGWFFLIIPNKRRRTAKINLDLCFPEMQRGTRRRLLQRNMIELGKSVTEIGALWTRSNKNMRRLVRHISGEDKLKKALLRGKGVILGMPHLGAWEMVNLYCSMHYPLTTLYRAPPMSQMGILMRKARERFSARLVSADNTGIRALYKALERGEMVAILPDQVPSSRSGSVFAPFFGIPASTMVLLSRLALKTGAPVVFGCAERLPNGRGYHLHFLPAPSAIGRGSIESSASEVNSMVEQCARAIPEQYQWIYKRFRVRPTGEQAFY; this is encoded by the coding sequence ATGCGCGCGTTTTTCCTCAAGGGTATATTTCAGCTATTCGCCATGACGCCGCTGCCGCTGGCGCACGCGTTGGGCACCATGCTCGGATGGTTTTTTCTGATCATCCCGAATAAGCGCCGACGAACCGCTAAGATCAATCTTGATCTGTGTTTTCCCGAGATGCAACGTGGAACGCGGCGCCGGCTGCTGCAGCGGAACATGATCGAGCTTGGCAAGTCCGTCACCGAAATTGGGGCGCTCTGGACGCGCAGCAATAAAAACATGCGCCGGCTGGTGCGACATATCAGCGGAGAAGACAAACTGAAAAAAGCGCTCCTTCGCGGAAAAGGGGTGATCCTGGGGATGCCGCACCTGGGCGCGTGGGAGATGGTGAACCTGTACTGCTCAATGCACTATCCCCTCACCACGCTCTATCGCGCGCCGCCGATGTCGCAGATGGGAATATTGATGCGCAAGGCGCGCGAGCGGTTCAGCGCGCGTCTCGTCTCGGCAGACAACACCGGAATTCGTGCACTGTACAAGGCGCTGGAGCGTGGCGAGATGGTCGCGATCCTGCCGGACCAGGTTCCATCCTCGCGCAGCGGGAGCGTGTTCGCGCCTTTCTTCGGCATCCCCGCCAGCACCATGGTGCTACTGTCTCGCTTGGCCCTCAAAACCGGCGCGCCCGTCGTGTTCGGCTGCGCCGAGCGCTTGCCGAACGGAAGGGGATATCATCTTCATTTTCTCCCGGCGCCGTCAGCGATCGGTCGGGGCAGCATCGAATCCTCTGCATCCGAGGTCAATTCCATGGTGGAACAGTGTGCGCGGGCCATCCCGGAGCAGTATCAATGGATTTACAAACGCTTTCGCGTGCGGCCGACCGGTGAGCAGGCTTTTTACTGA
- the nudE gene encoding ADP compounds hydrolase NudE has protein sequence MARDVSPGNKPVITRTETIARTRLFRVEEVGLRFANGCEVNYERLRGSSRGAVLVVPMLDDNTVLLIREYAAGVERYELALPKGIIEEGETPIEAANREIMEEVGYGARKLNHLKSVTLAPGYFSHTTHVVLAQELYPERRPGDEPEAIEVVPWSLDRLTELFEHVECTEARSIAALFLVRELLAGRS, from the coding sequence ATGGCACGCGATGTTTCTCCCGGCAATAAACCTGTTATCACCCGCACCGAGACCATCGCGCGCACGCGTCTGTTCCGGGTCGAGGAGGTCGGCCTGCGTTTCGCCAATGGTTGCGAAGTGAACTACGAGCGCCTGCGCGGCTCGTCCCGCGGCGCCGTGCTGGTGGTACCGATGCTCGACGACAACACGGTATTGCTGATTCGCGAATATGCCGCCGGTGTGGAGCGTTACGAACTGGCGCTACCCAAGGGCATCATCGAGGAAGGCGAAACGCCGATTGAGGCTGCCAACCGCGAAATCATGGAAGAAGTCGGTTACGGTGCGCGCAAACTGAACCACCTCAAGTCAGTGACGCTGGCGCCCGGCTATTTCAGTCATACCACCCACGTGGTACTGGCGCAGGAGCTTTATCCCGAACGCCGGCCCGGTGATGAGCCCGAGGCAATCGAGGTGGTGCCGTGGTCGCTCGATCGTCTTACGGAACTTTTTGAACACGTCGAATGCACCGAGGCACGCTCGATCGCGGCGCTGTTTCTGGTGCGTGAACTGCTGGCCGGGAGAAGCTGA
- a CDS encoding OmpA family protein, translating to MKRIIVYFIAAAFTAVITGCATDEYGNRRPMTDAEKGALIGAASGAVVGALAKKDKRSKGALIGAVGGGLAGAGVGTYMDSQKKDLEKVLAPEVQGGAIQVQKVGQNNLLITMTAQTAFDFNSSEIKTGFHSTMDKIANVLVRYGKTHLTIVGHTDNVGTHQYNQTLSERRSGAVADYLRAKGVIAQRLESVGQGETSPRATNATEDGRRLNRRVEIVVEPIVADAQG from the coding sequence ATGAAGCGAATCATCGTTTATTTTATCGCCGCGGCTTTTACCGCCGTCATCACCGGTTGTGCGACCGACGAATATGGTAATCGTCGCCCCATGACCGACGCCGAGAAAGGCGCCTTGATCGGCGCGGCCTCGGGCGCGGTCGTCGGCGCGCTGGCGAAGAAGGACAAGCGCAGCAAGGGCGCGCTGATCGGCGCGGTCGGCGGCGGCCTTGCCGGCGCGGGCGTCGGCACCTACATGGATTCCCAGAAAAAGGACCTTGAGAAAGTGCTGGCCCCCGAGGTCCAGGGCGGCGCAATTCAGGTTCAGAAGGTGGGCCAGAATAATCTGCTGATCACGATGACGGCGCAGACGGCGTTTGATTTCAATTCGTCCGAGATCAAGACCGGTTTCCACAGCACCATGGACAAGATCGCCAACGTGCTGGTGCGTTACGGCAAGACGCACCTGACCATCGTTGGCCACACCGATAATGTCGGCACGCATCAGTACAACCAGACATTGTCGGAACGCCGTTCCGGCGCGGTGGCGGATTACCTGCGTGCCAAGGGCGTCATTGCGCAACGGCTCGAGTCCGTGGGGCAGGGGGAAACATCACCGCGTGCGACCAACGCCACCGAAGACGGCCGCCGATTGAACCGGCGTGTCGAGATCGTGGTCGAGCCCATCGTCGCCGATGCGCAGGGCTGA
- a CDS encoding response regulator transcription factor, whose translation MRLLVIEDEASLRRQLCEQLRAAGYVVDDAANGKDGLMHGREYPIDLAVVDIGLPDLSGIEVIRGWRKQDKRFPVLILTARGRWQDKVEGLEAGADDYLVKPFQIEELLARVNALLRRAAGLAQPVVTCGPVVLDTASQQVRVDKRALELTAYEYKMLEYLMLHAGDVVSKTTLTEHVYDQDFDRDSNVIEVFIGRLRKKLDPDDRLNPIETLRGRGYRFTLPCGKP comes from the coding sequence ATGCGACTCCTCGTCATTGAAGACGAAGCCTCTCTGCGCCGGCAGTTGTGCGAACAATTGCGCGCCGCGGGTTATGTCGTGGACGACGCTGCCAATGGCAAGGATGGCCTGATGCACGGGCGCGAATATCCGATTGACCTCGCTGTCGTGGACATCGGCCTGCCTGATCTGAGCGGCATCGAGGTCATCCGCGGCTGGCGCAAGCAGGACAAGCGTTTTCCGGTGCTGATCCTGACCGCGCGCGGACGTTGGCAGGACAAGGTCGAAGGGCTCGAGGCCGGCGCCGACGATTACCTGGTCAAGCCGTTTCAAATCGAGGAGTTGCTGGCGCGCGTGAACGCGCTGTTGCGCCGTGCTGCCGGGCTGGCGCAACCCGTTGTCACTTGCGGGCCGGTGGTGCTCGACACCGCCTCGCAGCAGGTGCGCGTGGACAAACGTGCGCTGGAACTGACAGCGTATGAATACAAGATGCTCGAATACCTGATGTTGCATGCGGGTGACGTGGTGTCGAAAACGACCCTGACCGAGCATGTCTACGATCAGGATTTCGACCGCGACAGCAATGTGATCGAGGTGTTCATCGGACGCTTGCGCAAGAAGCTCGATCCGGACGACCGCCTCAACCCCATCGAAACCCTGCGTGGGCGCGGTTACCGCTTCACGCTCCCGTGCGGAAAACCCTGA
- a CDS encoding PepSY domain-containing protein: MTRKTFMACLLAGLITLASTGMVEARRDDRPDRSSRQETSRRDGISLDEAVARVRRESGGRVLSAEARDRRGDTTYRIKVLLPNGAVRVYNVDARSGRSD; encoded by the coding sequence ATGACACGCAAGACATTCATGGCATGCCTGCTCGCGGGTCTGATCACGCTGGCCTCCACCGGAATGGTGGAGGCGCGGCGTGACGACCGCCCCGATCGTTCTTCCCGCCAGGAAACCTCGCGCCGCGACGGTATCTCGCTCGACGAGGCCGTGGCACGGGTACGCCGTGAAAGCGGCGGTCGCGTGCTTTCGGCCGAAGCGCGCGACCGGCGTGGCGATACCACGTACCGGATCAAGGTGCTGCTGCCGAATGGCGCTGTACGTGTCTATAACGTCGACGCGCGCAGCGGCAGGTCGGATTAG
- the yrfG gene encoding GMP/IMP nucleotidase, protein MIAWNQLDTLLLDLDGTLLDLHYDNHFWLEHVPRRYAETHGLAPDAAREEVLGRYKRAEGTLNWYCVDYWSRELRLDIPQLKEEVNHLIAVHPHVLDFLEAVKAMKKRVVLVTNAHGKTLTIKFQRTALHGHFDAVVCSHDLGLPKEHTGFWDKMQQVQPFEKRTALLIDDSLPVLRSVSQYGIGQLLAVYKPDSKQPEKDVGEFRAIRSFREIMPVP, encoded by the coding sequence ATGATCGCCTGGAACCAGCTCGATACCCTGCTGCTCGACCTCGACGGCACCCTGCTCGACCTGCATTACGACAACCATTTCTGGCTCGAACACGTTCCGCGTCGCTATGCGGAGACGCACGGCCTTGCGCCCGATGCCGCCAGGGAGGAAGTACTGGGGCGCTACAAGCGCGCCGAGGGCACGCTCAATTGGTACTGCGTGGACTACTGGAGCCGGGAACTGCGACTCGACATCCCGCAACTCAAGGAAGAGGTCAATCACCTGATTGCGGTGCACCCGCATGTACTCGATTTCCTCGAGGCAGTGAAGGCCATGAAAAAACGCGTGGTGCTGGTTACCAATGCCCACGGCAAGACGCTGACCATCAAGTTCCAGCGCACCGCCTTGCACGGCCATTTCGACGCCGTGGTCTGTTCGCACGATCTCGGGCTACCGAAGGAACACACGGGTTTCTGGGACAAGATGCAGCAGGTACAGCCGTTCGAGAAGCGTACCGCGCTGCTCATCGACGACAGCCTGCCGGTGCTGCGTTCGGTGAGCCAATACGGCATCGGTCAGCTGCTCGCGGTGTACAAACCGGATTCGAAACAGCCGGAAAAAGACGTCGGAGAATTCCGCGCCATCCGCAGCTTCCGGGAGATCATGCCCGTCCCCTGA
- a CDS encoding STAS/SEC14 domain-containing protein, protein MIVIEEQNDLLKATVYSELSLADFQELESTVQRELKQAPKIKLLLDLTKMSGYSVDVVWEDIRFTHAHAHDFRRIAVVTTSIWATWLGWLPSAFTDAEIKHFEDAAAAGAWLQSR, encoded by the coding sequence ATGATCGTAATTGAAGAACAAAACGACCTGCTCAAGGCAACGGTCTATTCCGAGCTTTCGCTCGCGGATTTCCAGGAACTGGAAAGCACTGTCCAGCGTGAACTCAAACAGGCGCCGAAAATCAAACTGCTGCTCGATCTGACGAAAATGTCGGGCTACAGCGTCGACGTGGTTTGGGAGGACATCCGCTTCACCCATGCCCATGCCCACGATTTCCGTCGCATCGCCGTGGTCACGACCAGCATTTGGGCGACCTGGCTGGGCTGGCTGCCTTCCGCCTTTACCGACGCGGAGATCAAGCATTTCGAAGATGCCGCGGCGGCAGGCGCCTGGCTGCAAAGCCGCTGA
- a CDS encoding homoserine O-succinyltransferase: protein MPLVANSKLPTFERLRQDGENVLPGDIALHQDIRELHIGLLNMMPDAALAATERQFFRLVGESNQIAQFYMHPFTLKELKRSAEAEAYVGQYYETFDQIKEQGLDALIITGANVTQPDLALEPFWKPLNKVIDWAYDNVTSTLCSCLATHAVLQFRYGKKRQHLGYKRWGVYLHEVVERKHPLVSDVNTRFDVPHSRFNQIDREQFEDAGLHILVESEVAGVHLAVSEDQFRIVFFQGHPEYDTVSLFKEYKREINRFIKGEREDYPPYPENYFSLRLEAILEEHQDHLIRAKSRATKLPELPESIIVPNLDNTWHDTAEAVINNWIGKVYQVTNNDRRKPFQDGVNLSDPLGLKK from the coding sequence ATGCCGCTGGTCGCCAATTCCAAGCTACCGACATTCGAACGCCTTCGGCAGGATGGCGAAAACGTTCTGCCGGGCGACATAGCGCTGCACCAGGACATCCGCGAGCTGCACATCGGGCTGCTCAACATGATGCCGGATGCGGCGCTGGCCGCGACCGAGCGCCAGTTCTTCCGACTCGTCGGCGAGTCAAACCAGATCGCACAGTTCTACATGCACCCGTTCACGCTCAAAGAACTCAAGCGTAGCGCCGAGGCTGAAGCTTATGTCGGTCAGTATTACGAGACCTTTGACCAGATCAAGGAACAAGGACTGGACGCGCTCATCATCACCGGCGCCAATGTGACCCAGCCGGACCTGGCGCTCGAGCCCTTCTGGAAGCCGCTCAACAAGGTGATTGACTGGGCCTACGACAACGTCACGTCGACGTTGTGCTCGTGCCTGGCAACGCACGCGGTGCTGCAATTCCGCTATGGCAAGAAGCGCCAGCATCTGGGCTATAAGCGCTGGGGGGTTTATTTGCATGAAGTGGTGGAACGCAAGCATCCGCTGGTGTCTGACGTCAATACGCGCTTCGACGTGCCACACTCGCGCTTCAACCAAATCGACCGTGAGCAGTTCGAGGATGCGGGACTGCATATTCTGGTGGAGAGCGAAGTCGCGGGTGTTCATCTCGCGGTAAGCGAAGACCAGTTCCGTATCGTTTTCTTCCAGGGGCATCCGGAATATGACACGGTGAGTCTGTTCAAGGAATACAAGCGCGAGATCAACCGCTTCATCAAGGGTGAGCGCGAGGATTATCCGCCGTACCCCGAAAACTATTTCAGTCTCCGTCTCGAAGCCATCCTGGAGGAGCACCAGGACCATTTGATCCGAGCCAAAAGCCGCGCGACGAAACTGCCCGAGCTGCCGGAATCCATCATCGTCCCGAACCTCGACAACACCTGGCACGATACCGCCGAGGCGGTGATCAACAACTGGATCGGCAAGGTTTACCAGGTCACCAACAACGACCGCAGAAAACCGTTTCAGGATGGCGTGAACCTGTCCGATCCGCTCGGGCTGAAAAAATAG
- the cysQ gene encoding 3'(2'),5'-bisphosphate nucleotidase CysQ encodes MSARDHHKYLNPACDIAREAGRRILDVYESGFEVEEKKDHSPLTKADRAAHEIICERLELLTPGVPVLSEESDEVNYGKRAGWKQFWLVDPLDGTKEFINRNGEFTVNIALIEGNRPVLGVVYVPVTGLTYFASADAGAFKQKGECEIQAIHTRRFESGKPIVVASRSHAGPETEAFLKNLGEHDVVSMGSAIKLCLVAQGTADVYPRLGPTMEWDTAAAQCVVEAAGGRVTDLNRQPLAYNKSSLLNPSFMVSGCGDYDWYRHLPALK; translated from the coding sequence ATGAGTGCACGCGATCACCATAAATATCTGAACCCTGCTTGTGACATCGCGCGTGAAGCCGGTCGCCGGATTCTGGATGTCTACGAAAGCGGATTCGAGGTGGAGGAAAAGAAAGACCACTCACCGCTGACCAAAGCGGATCGTGCTGCGCACGAGATCATCTGCGAAAGACTGGAGCTTCTGACCCCTGGTGTGCCGGTGCTCTCCGAGGAATCGGACGAGGTTAATTACGGAAAACGTGCAGGCTGGAAACAGTTCTGGCTGGTGGACCCTCTCGACGGAACCAAGGAGTTCATCAACCGCAACGGCGAATTCACCGTCAACATCGCCCTGATCGAGGGAAACCGGCCGGTGCTGGGGGTGGTATATGTGCCCGTGACAGGGCTCACTTATTTTGCTTCCGCCGACGCGGGGGCGTTCAAGCAAAAGGGCGAGTGCGAGATACAGGCCATTCACACACGCCGCTTTGAGAGTGGGAAACCGATTGTGGTGGCGAGCCGCTCCCACGCCGGCCCGGAAACCGAGGCCTTTCTGAAAAATCTTGGCGAACACGATGTCGTCAGCATGGGCAGCGCCATCAAGCTGTGTCTGGTGGCTCAGGGCACGGCCGATGTCTATCCGCGTCTGGGTCCGACCATGGAGTGGGACACGGCGGCGGCGCAGTGCGTGGTGGAGGCCGCCGGCGGGCGCGTGACCGATCTCAACCGCCAGCCGCTGGCTTACAACAAGTCCTCTCTGCTGAACCCTTCGTTTATGGTGAGTGGCTGCGGCGATTACGATTGGTACCGCCATCTCCCCGCATTAAAATAA
- a CDS encoding ATP-binding protein: MRSLRTRLLLVSAVVLAGFLGLTGLALDRAFSVSAESALRERLQGHLYALLAAADLNAQNQLELPVELPEPRFNLIGSALMAEVRDAAGATVWRSRSALGTKFEGLTSGAPPGERVFTPLDDGKSAARLMLSFATRWEGSEPQPRVYVFHVAERLDEHQAQIRQFRRGLFGWLAAATVLLLVVQAMILRWGLAPLRRVAQDLSEIEAGRAHALTGRYPTELQALIDNLNALLANTRAHLQRYRDTLGNLAHSLKTPLAVLRGSVEAKTPVEELRTVAQEQLQNMNEIVEYQLQRAAAAGRTALSAPLPVAPVARKIVAALEKVYAAKSLRVETAIAADVMFRGDEGDLLEILGNIADNAFKWAHSCARIEARNETGGPSGPRFLLRVEDDGPGIPDDQLQRVRARGARADATTPGHGLGLAVAQEIAELYGGGLIISRSSLGGAAVEVRL; the protein is encoded by the coding sequence ATGCGTTCACTGCGCACCCGCCTGTTGCTGGTATCCGCCGTGGTGTTGGCCGGGTTTCTTGGCCTGACCGGTCTCGCGCTCGACCGGGCATTTAGTGTCAGCGCTGAAAGCGCGTTGCGCGAGCGTTTGCAGGGCCATCTCTACGCGCTGCTGGCCGCCGCCGATCTCAATGCACAAAATCAACTGGAGTTGCCGGTAGAGCTGCCCGAACCGCGCTTTAACCTCATTGGCTCGGCGCTGATGGCGGAAGTACGCGATGCCGCCGGTGCGACGGTATGGCGTTCGCGCTCCGCGCTCGGCACCAAATTCGAAGGATTGACATCCGGCGCGCCTCCCGGCGAGCGCGTATTCACACCGCTCGATGACGGGAAATCGGCGGCACGATTGATGTTGAGTTTCGCCACGCGCTGGGAAGGCAGTGAACCTCAGCCACGGGTGTATGTCTTTCATGTCGCTGAGCGGCTCGATGAGCATCAGGCGCAGATCCGGCAATTTCGTCGCGGCCTGTTCGGCTGGCTCGCGGCGGCCACCGTGTTGCTGCTGGTGGTGCAGGCGATGATTTTGCGCTGGGGGCTCGCGCCGCTGCGGCGGGTGGCGCAGGATCTTTCCGAGATCGAGGCTGGCCGTGCTCATGCCTTGACCGGCCGGTATCCCACCGAGCTGCAAGCCTTGATCGACAATCTCAATGCCCTGCTTGCCAATACCCGCGCGCACTTGCAACGCTATCGTGACACACTGGGAAATCTTGCGCACAGCCTCAAGACGCCGCTGGCCGTACTGCGCGGGAGTGTCGAGGCGAAAACCCCGGTGGAGGAACTACGCACAGTGGCGCAGGAACAGTTGCAGAACATGAATGAAATTGTCGAGTATCAGTTGCAGCGCGCCGCCGCGGCCGGACGCACGGCGCTGAGCGCGCCGTTGCCGGTGGCACCGGTCGCACGCAAGATTGTGGCCGCGCTGGAAAAGGTATACGCGGCAAAATCATTGCGCGTGGAAACAGCCATTGCAGCGGATGTCATGTTCCGGGGCGACGAGGGCGACTTGCTCGAAATACTCGGGAATATTGCCGACAATGCCTTCAAGTGGGCGCATTCGTGCGCGCGCATCGAGGCGCGAAACGAAACCGGGGGACCATCGGGTCCGCGATTCTTGCTGCGCGTCGAGGACGACGGTCCCGGCATCCCGGACGATCAGCTCCAGCGGGTCCGTGCCCGTGGTGCGCGCGCCGATGCCACTACGCCGGGGCATGGGCTGGGGTTGGCGGTGGCGCAGGAGATTGCCGAGCTTTACGGCGGTGGATTAATCATTTCACGCAGCTCCCTTGGCGGCGCTGCGGTCGAAGTGCGGTTGTAG
- a CDS encoding MFS transporter encodes MKRSHSNTGANPDVRVRMRRLRWTTFSLVAASYMLAFFHRMAPAAIASDLQLAFDASATALGALAATYFYVYTLMQIPTGILADTLGPRRIVTLGGAIAGVGSLLFGYAVTMTEASIGRMLIGLGVSVAFIALLKINAAWFHDRHFGTMVGLTLVLGNIGSVMAAAPLAWVLQFTTWNTVFIVLGGVSFALAVLTWLFVRDHPGEAGLPSLREMDGHEAHPPHEGHWFEGLMTVLRNRYTWPIFWMNLGIGGSFIAFAGLWAVPYLSDVYGMERVAATQHTSLMLAGFAIGAFSVGVLSDRLGRRRPALISTAFVHLLCWLPLVFALPMSLAMSYSLFLLMGLSAGSFTLSWACVKEVNPHALSGMATSVVNTGVFLGTGILQPLVGWTLDRAGTAQGAAAQYRLGILIFFFCVVVGFVGSLRVRETYCRYIS; translated from the coding sequence ATGAAGCGCTCGCACTCAAATACCGGGGCAAATCCAGATGTGCGCGTGCGAATGCGCCGGCTGCGCTGGACGACATTCAGTCTTGTGGCAGCATCCTACATGCTGGCGTTCTTTCACCGGATGGCGCCGGCTGCCATTGCCTCCGATCTGCAACTGGCTTTCGATGCCAGCGCCACGGCTCTGGGCGCACTCGCCGCGACGTATTTCTATGTGTATACCCTCATGCAGATACCGACGGGCATTCTGGCTGACACGCTCGGCCCGCGTCGTATCGTTACGCTCGGTGGCGCTATCGCCGGTGTCGGTTCGCTGCTGTTTGGATATGCGGTGACGATGACCGAGGCCTCAATCGGCCGGATGCTGATTGGATTGGGCGTGTCAGTAGCCTTTATCGCGCTGCTCAAGATTAACGCGGCGTGGTTTCACGACCGCCACTTCGGGACCATGGTCGGCCTGACGCTGGTGCTGGGGAATATCGGGTCGGTAATGGCGGCCGCGCCGTTGGCCTGGGTGCTGCAGTTCACGACATGGAACACGGTGTTCATCGTTTTAGGAGGCGTGTCGTTTGCACTCGCGGTGCTCACCTGGTTGTTCGTGCGCGATCATCCGGGCGAAGCAGGTTTGCCGAGCCTGCGCGAAATGGACGGCCACGAGGCACATCCGCCGCACGAGGGCCACTGGTTCGAGGGCCTCATGACGGTGCTCAGGAATCGTTACACATGGCCGATCTTCTGGATGAACCTCGGCATCGGCGGGTCGTTCATCGCTTTCGCCGGCTTGTGGGCGGTGCCGTATCTCAGCGATGTGTATGGCATGGAGCGCGTGGCCGCAACGCAGCACACGAGCCTGATGCTCGCGGGTTTCGCTATCGGCGCTTTTTCGGTCGGGGTGTTGTCCGACCGTCTGGGACGTCGACGCCCGGCGCTGATCTCCACTGCATTTGTGCATTTGTTGTGTTGGTTGCCGCTGGTATTTGCGCTGCCGATGTCGCTTGCCATGAGCTATTCCCTGTTCCTGCTCATGGGCCTGAGCGCCGGGAGCTTTACCCTGAGCTGGGCGTGCGTGAAGGAAGTGAACCCGCATGCGTTGTCCGGCATGGCGACCAGCGTCGTCAACACCGGTGTATTTCTCGGTACTGGTATTCTGCAACCGCTGGTGGGCTGGACGCTCGACCGCGCGGGCACGGCGCAGGGAGCCGCTGCGCAATATCGGCTGGGTATCCTGATCTTTTTTTTCTGTGTCGTGGTCGGCTTTGTCGGCAGCCTGCGCGTGCGCGAGACTTACTGTCGATATATTTCGTGA
- a CDS encoding YkgJ family cysteine cluster protein → MTTAIPILLAREVKITPENKCTFCKGATCCTYLTQSIDTPRSMEDFDVLLWQISHRDTQMYKDSDGWFLLVNNSCRHLQPGGRCGIYETRPQICREHSNDGCEFEGPSGHEDFDLFFPDYEALLAYCRNRFKSWERRFKDVGPLSTRARPAPV, encoded by the coding sequence ATGACCACCGCCATTCCGATCCTGCTTGCGCGCGAGGTGAAAATTACCCCTGAGAACAAATGCACCTTCTGCAAGGGCGCGACCTGCTGCACCTACCTGACCCAGTCAATCGACACGCCGCGCTCGATGGAGGACTTCGACGTGCTGTTGTGGCAGATCTCGCACCGGGACACCCAGATGTACAAGGACAGCGATGGCTGGTTTTTGCTGGTCAACAATTCCTGTCGGCACTTGCAGCCCGGTGGACGCTGCGGCATCTACGAAACCCGCCCGCAAATCTGCCGCGAACATTCCAACGATGGTTGTGAGTTCGAGGGTCCGTCCGGTCACGAGGACTTTGATCTGTTTTTCCCCGACTACGAGGCCCTGCTCGCCTATTGCCGCAATCGCTTCAAGAGCTGGGAGAGACGTTTCAAGGACGTGGGCCCGCTGTCGACACGCGCCCGGCCAGCCCCAGTGTAA
- a CDS encoding PQQ-dependent sugar dehydrogenase yields MRIAILPSAFLLFLSLVAAETWAATEPLTHEEQTLTVDGKRRAVRVPKGLRLEILTDRLDAPRLMAFAGNGDLFIGSKSGRVYRVPPPYTSPEVLVELNDYPHSVAFRKGEILIARTGGVYRAPYRPGQKQIVPESVELLARLPGGGGHNSRTVGVGPDGRVYVSLGIQSNCSDQYLGDSYSFDERRGGIFVLREEGGKARWQAYGSGLRNPVGFAWHPETRIMYTSNNGPDHLGYEQPPEYFSRVTAGSFHGMPWFQFDGKQLKRDSCVSTQPPRPIAEVAMPVATFPARNAPMGVTFVPKGSLNKVLENDAIVALRGSWGTKPSGSYLGDSATRRPPKLVAVRFKDGETVRVDDLVTGFQLENGDRWVRPVGVVIGPDGALYFTSDSETNGLFRLSTKKAELN; encoded by the coding sequence TTGCGAATTGCCATCCTTCCATCGGCGTTTTTACTTTTTCTCAGCCTTGTTGCGGCAGAGACGTGGGCAGCAACGGAGCCGCTGACCCACGAAGAGCAGACGTTGACGGTGGATGGCAAGCGGCGCGCGGTGCGCGTGCCGAAGGGATTGCGGCTGGAGATTCTGACTGACAGGCTCGATGCCCCGCGCCTGATGGCGTTTGCAGGCAACGGCGATCTCTTCATCGGTTCGAAATCCGGCCGGGTTTACCGCGTGCCGCCGCCCTATACCTCGCCCGAGGTGCTGGTCGAGCTGAATGATTACCCACACAGTGTCGCGTTCAGGAAAGGCGAGATTCTCATCGCCCGCACCGGCGGCGTGTACCGCGCGCCCTACCGACCCGGTCAAAAGCAAATCGTACCGGAATCGGTGGAGCTGCTGGCGCGCCTGCCCGGCGGCGGGGGTCATAACAGCCGTACGGTCGGTGTCGGTCCTGATGGCCGCGTTTATGTGAGCCTTGGGATTCAGAGCAATTGCAGCGATCAATATCTTGGCGACAGTTATTCCTTCGATGAGCGGCGTGGCGGCATATTCGTGTTGCGCGAGGAGGGTGGCAAGGCGCGCTGGCAGGCATACGGTTCGGGGCTGCGCAATCCCGTGGGCTTTGCCTGGCATCCGGAAACCAGAATCATGTACACCAGCAATAACGGCCCCGATCATCTTGGTTACGAACAACCGCCGGAATATTTCAGCCGCGTCACGGCCGGATCTTTTCACGGCATGCCGTGGTTCCAGTTTGATGGAAAGCAGCTGAAGCGCGATAGCTGCGTGTCGACCCAGCCGCCGCGTCCAATCGCGGAAGTTGCCATGCCCGTTGCGACGTTCCCAGCACGCAATGCGCCAATGGGCGTGACTTTTGTGCCGAAAGGTTCGTTAAATAAAGTACTGGAGAACGATGCCATCGTGGCGCTGCGTGGCTCCTGGGGCACCAAGCCCAGCGGCAGTTACCTGGGTGACAGTGCCACGCGCCGTCCGCCCAAGCTGGTTGCGGTGCGATTCAAGGACGGCGAGACCGTGCGTGTCGATGATCTCGTTACGGGATTTCAGCTGGAAAACGGCGACCGTTGGGTTCGGCCCGTCGGCGTTGTTATCGGCCCCGACGGCGCGCTGTATTTCACCAGCGACAGTGAAACGAACGGGCTGTTTCGCTTAAGCACTAAAAAAGCTGAACTGAATTAA